Below is a genomic region from Miscanthus floridulus cultivar M001 chromosome 1, ASM1932011v1, whole genome shotgun sequence.
CAAAGCTAGTTCTACTAATCATTTGGGACATGTTCGATTTCCTTCCACGTTACTTACATCAACAAGCTAAGTTCACATCTAAAGAAACCTACACAAACAGACACCTCACCACCTCGCCCACCAGTTGATCCACCAGCATCCCCGCCACCACAGCGCCGACCTCCCGCTCCTCCTCGCCGACCTGCATCCACCGCCGGCCCCGCTCCATCTCCGCCATGACGGCCGCCCCGCTGCTGAGCACGTCCGCCAAGCCCCATCGCTCGGTTCCCATGCCCTCCAACCAGCCCCTGGCCGCTGCGGCCACAGCAGCCTCGCCGTCTACGACCCGCTCAGCCTTCCGTCGCAGCACGCCACCGGCCGCCGCCGGCCCAGTGAGGAGGAGCTCGGCCTCGGCGTCGTGCGCCTCCGAGCGCTGGCGTTTCATCTCCACGAAGAAGTCGAGCAGAAGCCGTTCGGACACGTCGTCCAAGTCGGCCGATACCGGCGTGCCCATGAGCAGCGAAATAAGGTCGTCGTCCTCGTCTGGCACGTCGTGGACGACGCTGCCTGCGCACGTCGGCGTTGCCGCGTCTCCTGTACGGCAATGGATCATCTGCTGCTGCGGTGGGACGTCGGCGGCGGGGCCGTCGGGGTCTGACGTGGTGGCGAGGCGCGCCTCGAGATCCAGGGGGGCCAGCTCGTCGCGGCTCCCGAACCGTCGGATCTTGTGCGTCTTTCTCCCTGTTGCACGACAAAGGTTTTAAGCATAAGTACGTGGATGATTGCTTGCATTGGTTAATCACATGATGGTCAGACTACACGACATGAACACGCAGGCCTCTTGCCTTTTTCCGATCGTCACTGGTGATGTGGGTCCAGCAGGATCTCCCTAGCTATCGTGTCCGACAGTTGTACTAAACATTTGGCACGGCTTTTGTGATGTCCGTATCCTGTCCGGGCAAAAGACAGGAACAGAGTAGCTAGAGCCCGGCACTGCCCGACGAATATACCTCTTCTTTAAGATTAGTATACACAGATTATGACCCCAATAATTCGTGTTTGTCCTACTATGCATGTAACCGCATTTGAGCGTGTAAACCGGACGACATTTCTGAAGGCACGGTCAACTGCTCAGTGCCGGTGTGCCTCTGCTCTACGTGGTACATTTTTCCGAACTGTCACTGCGCATGACCTCAGCCTGATTCGTacatcttgcttgtgttcttcctgCGACGTTTTTATATTTATCAAGTATACATGCTCAGAGATGATGATCACTTACTCTGGAGACGTGCGAGGCTGAAAGAAGGCAGGGAGCACACGAGGCCGGCGTCCGTCAACTCGTCATCGTCGTCGAAGGGGAAGTCCATGACGGCCACGGGGCTGAGCTGCTCCTTGTCGTCCGCCTCCGACCCCGAGCTGGACCCCTCCTTGGACACCACCCTCTCCATCGCCACCACCTGCATTATTGCACGGCAGACTACATGAGCAACCGCTGATAACATAGCATATAGCAGCATGCAGCAACAACTCCTTGTAAATAAATTGGGCACCGCAACAGCGACTCAAGGCCAAGCCGCCGTCCGTACGGAACGAGCAGCAAAGCGGAGGAGGGCGCGCGCGGCTGGGGGCTGGCGTCGCCGTGCGGGGTGGTGCCGTGGACTGAACTTTTCGTACAAGACAAAGGAGCACAGACAGCAGCACGGGGCGACAGCGCTGGCTTCTGGAGGCAGGAGCAGGACGCTGGGCCGCCCGGGCAGCATCGGCGTGCAGTTCAACACTGAACAGGGCGGTTTGGGTGGGTGGCCCTACAGTGAGCGACTGAGCGCTAGGCTGTTTGCAGCGGTAGATGGACAGTGATCCTTCATTTTTCACTGCACCGACCGCCTATTATTACGGACAGGGCCACAGACAACTAGTACCGCATTTGGTTGTGGAATCAATGTGTGGGGCTTGGCTTCAATTCCGTGATCATTTTACATGGCTAAATCCACTTTATCATTACCTTAAGTGCGTAAGAACGACTAACGAAAGCAAAACAGTGGTACCGGAACGAACGAGACGCCCTAACTGAATTAACGCCCAATTATTGGAGCATAATGCGCGGCAATGGTAGTGTGTAATTGAGCCACAAATATAGATGAAAGAACCGCAATCAGGAATTACGTTACCTCGTGCTCGTCTCCGGCGGCGGCCTGCGAAGGATGACGGTGCACGCTGTCCTCGGTGGCCGACGAGAAGTCCGAGGAGTCGGACTCGGACCGCGACCCCCTACTCGTCCTCCCGGACGAGTAGTTGTCGCTGGACTCCGACGACGTCTCCAGCTCCTCGGAGCTACTAGAGCCGCCGCAGCCGGCGGACGCGGCCGTCTTCGCCGCCAcggcgtcctcgtcctcctcctcctcctcgtcgcggCGCCTACTCCAGAAGCCGCCCCGCCTGCTGAGCCGCCGCGAGAGGCTCCTGGAGAAGTGGGACAGCTTGCTCGGGCGGCGGCGCCGCAGGCGCAGGGAGGGCGACGACTCGAGGAGGTGCCGCATTGGCGTTAGCGCCGACGACTCGCCCAGGCGGCGCGGGTAGCAGCGGAACCCCGCGGCGCTGCACGAGTCGCAGTCCAGCTCCAGGAGGTCCTTGAgcctcagcggcggcggcggcggcgtcccacCCGCACCAGCCATCGCCGCGCCTGTGGTCTCTGTGTGTGTCTCGATCGCCGGTCACTGCACGCGTGCACTCGCTAAAGGTCGGTAGCCACGGGTGCGTGCGTGTCAAATCAACTTGTGCTAGGCACCGATGATCCGCGCTCGAGCGCGTGTGGGTTTTAAGGGCCGGCGGGGCGGGCGCGCGGGTGCCGGGCAGCTTCCGCGGCGTGGCTGGCCGTGCCCGTGCGGGCGGGCATAAACAAATGCGCGAGTTGAAGCTTGTCTTGATGCGGGAGCAGGTGCTCGCTCGCTCCGGGCTCCGGACTGgcggaggcgaggcgaggcgaggggtCAGCGCTGAGCGGGGGTCAGGGCGATCAGCTAGCGGCCAGGGGGCGGGGCGTGGCGCCGCGCGCCGTGGGTGGGCGTGAGAGCGAGGGTGGGAGCATTCGCGTGCGGCCCCGGGTTAAATATGCCAAACGCACGGGGGATCGCGACGAGACGCCTAGTGTTCTCCGTGCTTCTTCGTTTGCCCCGCCGCGACACGGGCAATGTTGCTCCTGCAATCCCTGCTAGCTACTCGGGTGCCATGGTAATCAGTTTCATTCACACCCTCCCGGGGTGGCAAATGGCAATGGTTCTGTGCCTAACTGCGTACATGGATGAATTGATGAGCCTTGGACCAGGCAGGCACTGCTGCACGATCGCGGCTGCTGGTGGCTGCCTTGTACTCGACGAAACTGGACTCTGCCGGGTCGACAGTGGTAGACTGGTAGTAGTAACGCGCCGATGCGTGCGACAACAAACAGCTCGCCGCACTCGGTAGTTGGTACTTGCTTGGCCCTAGCTAAGGCCTAAGCCAATGCATACTAAATAAACTGCATAGCTTGCGCATGACCATCGGTTTGATGAGGATTCACGAAAACATCTGCAGCAAAAGCAAGgctttgtttagatcacctccaaattccaagttttttcactctctccgtcacatcaatttttagccgcttgaatagagcattaaatgtaggtaaaaaaataactagttacacagtttagttggaaatcacgagataaatcttttgagcttagttgatccacgattagataatatttaccaaataagacgaaagtgctactattcatcgagttgaaattttttgcaatctaaacatggcccaagTGAAAATGTGAATGAGGTGCTGGGGTCCAGTCCAGTCCATGATTGCACCAAACTGTGCTGTGCACTGGGCACGTACGAGCAGTGTACTCCAGCAACCGATCGATGAAAAAGCCGGTCGCGTGTGTCCGGTCTGTTCTAGTTCGCAGCCTTTTCGTTTCGGATTTCTCcttaaacagtatttttctcttacaccaaattaTTTTGCTCTGTCACTCTATGCCTATGTGCGGCAGCTAGCACAGGACGCGCCACATTGACTCCATTTactatttcattttttttttaccCCGTTTAAACGTAGAGAAGCTGCGCATGGCGGTAACTAAGAAATGTTAAGATCGAGACCGACGGCTGTAACTGTAACCGTGTCCTATTCTAGCCAGCCTTGCACTGtgtcaaggccttgtttagatcacctctaaattccaagttttttcactctctctccatcacatcaatttttagccgcttgcatggagcattaaatgtaggtaaaaaaaaataactaattgcacagtttagttcgaaatcacgagatgaatcttttgagcttagttggtccacgattggacaatatttaccaaataagacgaaagtgctactatttatcgggttgaaattatttgcaatctaaacatggcccaatGCTGGTTTTTGTTTTACGATGGATGATGGCGAGGATTAGTTAGTTCTTTTACTCTAAATCACCATCGAACAGCACGCATTGACCGCAGGAACCTTCGGCGCGGTTTCCACGGCCGCGCGCGAGCTCTGGGCCTCTGGCTGGCGCTGTCACGAATCGATTCGATTCGCGGCAGCCAGATTTCAATTCACTCCTGTACTGTAATAACCTCCTGCGCCTAGGCCTCGCTACCGCCGCTACGAGTCAAGCTCCAGCTGACTGCCTCGCGTACGGAGAATATGAATCTGCGTGTTATTTTAGTCTCTAGATTCGAGTCCCGGCTGCCGCTTGTCCTCGGTGATTATGCTCCGTTTATTAACCCGGTCTTTCGACTTCGAACGTGCTCGATCTACCGTCCACCCATTTTCAATTTCGAATGCGCGTGTGCAGGTGATGATGGACCGTCTCCGAGCTCAAATCGAACCGGCGGTAGCTGTGGCGTGCATGCACGGGcaacggcaccggcaccggcatggAACCAGAGGCGCTTTAAGGTGGCTGCCTCCTCTCTCGCGCGCGGTCCATGCACATGCACGGCGGGCAATGATCAGGCCAAGTGCATGCACGCTCTTGGACTAGGATCACGTCAAGACTGTGGTGTTTGTTTGACAGCACTGTGGGGTCGCCGTGTAGTAAGTACTTCGTGACGGGTTCAGGAAGCAGTTGTTGTAGCCTGCACTCGGCCGCGCAGCGGCACGTCGTCTCCATCCGCGCCGCTTGACCTTTGGTTCCGCAGCTGCGTCTGCCTGTGGAGACGTACGGCCaacacagcacagcacagcacagcacacgGCATGTCTTGTTGGACAGATGCGCTGGTAATACGTAATAGAGTATTGGGGCCGCGTTTCGGTTCCTGGAAGCAGCGAGCACCTGAACTTCATTGGCACCGTGCCAGTAACTTTGATGTGGCTGCTTCTGTTTAACACGCATGCCTCTCCCCTGCACCATGTTGGGTTTTGGTTTGGGGACTTTGTTCTAGGATTTGGAAACAGTTTTTTTGGTACTAAAACATCAAAATACCTTCATCTGCCCGCTTCAAAAATTCATGTAACACAAAAAAGGGCAGGTCTGCGAATTGGTAGACACATCACACACGGCTGCTGCCCTGATCCAGTTGAAATTGCATGGTAGTCAGAGTGCAatcagcaagaaagaaaccactGGCAAATCAGGGGGGCAGAAGACAAATAAATGACTGGCACGTCGCAAACGATTAGATTTTCTTT
It encodes:
- the LOC136493688 gene encoding uncharacterized protein — encoded protein: MAGAGGTPPPPPLRLKDLLELDCDSCSAAGFRCYPRRLGESSALTPMRHLLESSPSLRLRRRRPSKLSHFSRSLSRRLSRRGGFWSRRRDEEEEEDEDAVAAKTAASAGCGGSSSSEELETSSESSDNYSSGRTSRGSRSESDSSDFSSATEDSVHRHPSQAAAGDEHEVVAMERVVSKEGSSSGSEADDKEQLSPVAVMDFPFDDDDELTDAGLVCSLPSFSLARLQRRKTHKIRRFGSRDELAPLDLEARLATTSDPDGPAADVPPQQQMIHCRTGDAATPTCAGSVVHDVPDEDDDLISLLMGTPVSADLDDVSERLLLDFFVEMKRQRSEAHDAEAELLLTGPAAAGGVLRRKAERVVDGEAAVAAAARGWLEGMGTERWGLADVLSSGAAVMAEMERGRRWMQVGEEEREVGAVVAGMLVDQLVGEVVRCLFV